One genomic window of Bacteroidia bacterium includes the following:
- a CDS encoding M48 family metalloprotease — MIKIIFTLIVCFVTLLSGICQRIDNFKPLQSVGKIPQDFIQLSSVKYLDEEKKIDRSESSSRIMLRKKFLLQSNFYIEFLLNSGFVIFNDSLTNYINSVADHLLIKEPELRKQLRFYTIKSSEVNAFATDKGIIFVTVGLLSQLQSEAQLAWILSHEIIHFKNNHNIETYLENQEIIKGEGEYSKSTKTVKLSAIFKYSHENESEADTKGLEDIYSKSDYSNEDVRDVFDVLLYSYLPIEEIDFDKKYFETELYKFPDSYTPSELKPITAIEGYDDSESTHPNIKKRRELINSTFDKLPEKKGKSFSAFSKEKFNNIRQIARYELCNIYLTNLNYEDAIYTAFAIMKKDSFNNEYLESIIGKGIYGLCKYKNNGNYSTAHIKPKYTEGSKYNLVYFFNEISKKELNVLAISYLWQHKNIYPNNKDFAPLADDMLKELVFVNKLLPDSFYLRNEIIASTENTADTLTDAEIAKLDKYEKIKYKRKKQIAANPTSSNYNYALSDIIKDEKFVADFDKYKKEYNKIKDAESSETIISYKSEQPTKRELRFGKKLGVDKIVFVNPYILISKKENGKNELDFLTSEKQEALIFEKIKHYSDKLGLSVEILDNKVFTENDINLFNDEALLSNWMYEQSAHNDTSFYNCFSYKMKELAQKHNTNYFAWMVLDVSPTRGYARFGKFLKYSISLFGIPLGFSELIKSYNNNSFNIIIYDVSKNKLVYSQTSNIQCVKSDDYINAVLYNFLFEIKSKQKTK, encoded by the coding sequence ATGATTAAAATAATTTTTACTTTAATAGTATGCTTTGTTACATTATTATCGGGTATTTGTCAGAGAATTGATAATTTTAAACCATTGCAGTCTGTTGGAAAAATACCTCAGGATTTTATACAATTATCTTCAGTTAAATATTTAGATGAAGAGAAGAAAATTGACAGAAGTGAGAGTTCTTCGAGGATAATGCTAAGAAAGAAATTTTTGTTACAAAGTAATTTTTATATTGAGTTTTTATTAAACTCAGGTTTTGTAATATTTAATGATAGCTTAACAAATTATATAAACAGTGTTGCTGATCACTTATTAATTAAAGAACCCGAATTGCGAAAGCAACTGCGCTTTTATACCATTAAATCATCAGAGGTAAATGCTTTTGCAACAGACAAGGGAATTATTTTTGTTACTGTTGGATTGCTTTCTCAACTTCAGTCTGAAGCACAGCTTGCGTGGATACTCTCTCATGAAATTATTCATTTTAAAAACAATCATAATATTGAAACTTATTTAGAGAATCAGGAGATAATAAAAGGAGAGGGTGAGTATTCCAAATCAACCAAGACAGTAAAACTATCTGCTATTTTTAAATATAGTCACGAAAACGAGTCGGAGGCTGATACAAAAGGTTTAGAAGATATTTATAGTAAATCTGATTATTCAAATGAAGATGTAAGAGATGTATTTGATGTTTTGTTATATTCTTATTTGCCTATTGAAGAAATTGATTTTGATAAGAAATATTTTGAAACAGAATTGTATAAATTTCCTGATAGTTATACTCCTTCAGAGCTAAAGCCAATTACAGCAATTGAAGGTTATGATGATTCAGAAAGTACACATCCTAACATTAAAAAAAGAAGAGAGCTAATAAATAGCACTTTTGATAAATTGCCAGAAAAGAAAGGAAAAAGTTTTTCTGCATTCTCAAAAGAAAAATTTAATAACATCAGGCAGATTGCAAGGTATGAGTTATGTAATATTTATTTAACAAACTTAAATTATGAAGATGCAATTTATACTGCATTTGCTATAATGAAAAAGGATAGTTTTAATAATGAATATCTGGAATCAATTATTGGTAAAGGTATTTACGGTTTATGTAAATATAAGAATAATGGAAATTACAGTACAGCACATATTAAACCAAAATATACTGAAGGTAGCAAATATAATTTAGTTTACTTTTTTAATGAGATTTCAAAGAAAGAGTTAAATGTATTAGCAATATCATATTTATGGCAACATAAAAACATTTATCCTAATAATAAAGATTTTGCTCCTTTAGCCGACGATATGCTAAAAGAACTTGTATTTGTTAACAAATTGTTACCTGATAGTTTTTATTTACGAAATGAAATAATTGCAAGTACTGAAAATACTGCAGATACCTTAACAGATGCGGAGATTGCAAAATTGGATAAATACGAGAAAATAAAATATAAAAGAAAAAAACAAATTGCAGCTAATCCAACTTCATCAAATTACAATTATGCTCTTTCGGATATAATAAAAGACGAAAAATTTGTTGCCGATTTTGATAAATATAAAAAAGAGTATAATAAGATAAAAGATGCTGAATCTTCAGAAACAATTATTTCTTATAAAAGTGAGCAACCTACTAAAAGAGAATTGAGATTTGGAAAAAAACTAGGTGTTGATAAAATAGTTTTTGTAAATCCATATATATTAATTTCAAAGAAGGAAAATGGTAAAAATGAATTAGATTTTTTAACCTCTGAAAAGCAGGAAGCATTAATTTTTGAAAAGATTAAACATTATTCTGATAAATTAGGTTTATCAGTAGAGATATTGGATAATAAAGTATTTACAGAAAACGATATTAATTTGTTTAATGATGAAGCATTACTTTCTAATTGGATGTACGAACAAAGTGCTCATAATGACACAAGTTTTTATAATTGCTTTTCATATAAAATGAAAGAGTTAGCTCAAAAACATAATACCAATTATTTTGCCTGGATGGTATTAGATGTTAGTCCTACAAGAGGCTATGCAAGATTTGGAAAATTTCTAAAATATTCAATTTCTTTATTCGGAATACCATTAGGCTTTTCTGAATTAATAAAATCATATAACAATAATAGTTTTAATATTATTATTTACGATGTTTCAAAAAACAAACTCGTTTATAGTCAGACGTCAAATATTCAATGTGTTAAATCGGATGATTATATTAATGCAGTTTTATATAACTTCTTATTCGAAATAAAATCTAAACAAAAGACAAAATGA
- the kbl gene encoding glycine C-acetyltransferase translates to MYNNYQAFLQKELDQIKEAGLYKNERILVGPQGAEIKISTGKTVLNFCANNYLGLSNNKVLIEAAKKALDSHGYGMSSVRFICGTSDIHKTLEKKIAEFFGTDDTILYAACFDANGGVFEPLFGEEDAIISDSLNHASIIDGVRLCKAVRYRYENADLADLEKQLQLAQAQRFRVIVTDGVFSMDGNVAPLDKIVVLAEKYNALIMVDESHSAGVVGKTGRGVTEEFNCRGKVDIFTGTLGKAFGGAIGGFTTGRQEIIDMLRQRSRPYLFSNSIPPAVAAAGIAMVDMMNSTSQLQDKLHFNVKYFGEKMQKAGFDCKPTQSAIIAVMLYDAKLSQEFAAKLLEEGIYVIGFYFPVVAKGKARIRVQLSAAHEVEHLDKCLAAFTKVGKELGVIK, encoded by the coding sequence ATGTACAATAATTATCAGGCATTTTTACAAAAGGAATTAGATCAGATTAAAGAAGCTGGTTTATATAAAAACGAAAGAATTCTTGTTGGTCCACAAGGTGCAGAAATAAAAATAAGTACTGGCAAAACAGTATTAAATTTTTGTGCAAACAACTATTTAGGTTTATCAAATAACAAAGTGCTAATAGAAGCAGCAAAAAAAGCATTAGATAGCCATGGATATGGAATGTCGTCTGTAAGGTTTATCTGCGGAACTTCTGATATTCATAAAACATTAGAGAAAAAGATTGCAGAATTTTTTGGAACAGATGATACTATTTTATATGCAGCTTGTTTTGATGCAAACGGTGGAGTTTTTGAACCTCTTTTTGGAGAAGAAGATGCTATTATTTCTGATTCATTAAACCATGCTTCAATTATTGATGGTGTTCGTCTTTGTAAAGCTGTTAGATACAGATATGAGAATGCTGATTTGGCTGATCTTGAAAAACAACTTCAGCTTGCACAGGCTCAACGTTTCCGTGTGATTGTTACAGACGGTGTTTTCTCGATGGACGGAAATGTAGCTCCACTTGATAAAATTGTAGTTCTTGCCGAAAAATACAACGCACTTATAATGGTTGATGAATCACATTCTGCAGGTGTGGTTGGAAAAACAGGGCGTGGTGTTACCGAAGAATTTAATTGCCGTGGTAAAGTTGATATTTTTACCGGAACATTAGGCAAAGCATTTGGCGGAGCAATTGGTGGATTTACCACAGGTCGTCAGGAAATAATAGACATGTTAAGACAACGCTCACGTCCGTATTTATTTTCAAATTCTATTCCTCCTGCTGTTGCTGCTGCAGGTATTGCAATGGTAGATATGATGAATTCAACATCTCAGCTTCAGGATAAACTTCATTTCAATGTGAAATATTTTGGAGAAAAAATGCAGAAAGCTGGTTTCGATTGTAAACCTACACAATCTGCAATTATAGCTGTTATGTTATATGATGCAAAACTTTCTCAGGAGTTTGCTGCTAAACTTTTAGAAGAGGGTATTTATGTTATAGGATTTTATTTTCCTGTTGTTGCAAAAGGAAAAGCAAGAATTCGCGTACAGCTTTCAGCTGCTCATGAAGTAGAGCATTTAGATAAATGCCTTGCAGCATTTACAAAGGTTGGAAAAGAATTGGGAGTTATTAAATAA
- a CDS encoding 6-phosphofructokinase has translation MALEKRLFDGKTLGILTGGGDTPALNASIEAIKSRASVLGYKVYGIRKGWKGLLGDGDIVDLSLQPYDGVYGGTALRSSRTNPFGGSGNSRVGEIMNNLKRYKIDVLVTIGGDDTNGAAKKLYEQEGIPVIGFPKTIDNDLKTKTIHNYNGHLIEGVVCPGFPSAAKGVAEFTTRLATTAESHSRIIVLEVMGRDAGWLTGAAMMGGAEISLIPEIPITKEKKEEFFAKVNEAYLRSKKNYLIVAVSEGTRWYQDKLDKVDVVYASSEVDEYGHPRFGGISGVIASEIEKKVGIQARAQNVGYYARSGECRNYDKKFVGVLADKVVDLLLREDYGRMPVMSKLSTFQEIEEYHMDTIDMGKIGNQPLPFDYFDKEEYHFNEKYMDFLSYFIDKPKSIRFDYNFPKVKPMY, from the coding sequence ATGGCACTAGAAAAAAGACTGTTCGATGGTAAAACATTAGGAATTTTAACAGGTGGTGGCGATACTCCGGCACTAAATGCAAGTATTGAAGCAATTAAAAGCCGTGCTTCTGTTCTTGGATATAAAGTATATGGTATTAGAAAAGGATGGAAGGGTTTACTTGGAGATGGCGATATTGTTGATTTAAGTCTTCAACCTTATGATGGCGTTTATGGCGGTACTGCACTTAGAAGCAGTAGAACTAACCCGTTCGGTGGTTCTGGTAATAGTCGCGTTGGCGAAATAATGAATAATCTTAAACGATATAAAATTGACGTTTTGGTTACTATTGGTGGTGACGATACAAATGGTGCTGCTAAAAAATTATATGAACAAGAAGGTATTCCTGTAATTGGTTTTCCAAAAACAATAGACAATGATTTAAAAACAAAAACAATTCATAATTATAACGGACATTTAATTGAAGGCGTTGTTTGTCCCGGATTCCCATCTGCAGCTAAAGGAGTTGCTGAATTTACTACAAGATTAGCAACAACTGCTGAATCTCATTCCAGAATTATTGTTTTAGAAGTTATGGGTAGAGATGCAGGTTGGCTTACAGGAGCAGCAATGATGGGTGGTGCAGAGATTTCTCTTATTCCAGAAATTCCAATCACTAAAGAAAAAAAGGAAGAGTTTTTTGCAAAAGTTAATGAAGCATATCTGCGTTCCAAGAAAAATTATTTAATTGTTGCAGTTTCTGAAGGTACACGCTGGTATCAAGATAAACTAGACAAAGTAGATGTTGTTTATGCTTCAAGTGAAGTTGATGAATACGGACATCCTCGTTTTGGTGGTATTAGTGGTGTAATTGCAAGTGAAATTGAAAAGAAAGTTGGAATTCAGGCACGTGCACAAAATGTTGGATATTATGCTCGTTCCGGAGAATGCAGAAATTACGATAAAAAATTTGTAGGAGTGCTTGCTGATAAAGTTGTAGATTTGTTACTACGCGAGGATTATGGAAGAATGCCTGTAATGTCAAAATTATCTACTTTCCAGGAAATAGAAGAATATCATATGGATACAATTGATATGGGAAAAATTGGTAATCAACCATTACCATTCGATTATTTTGATAAAGAAGAATACCATTTCAATGAAAAGTATATGGACTTTTTATCTTATTTTATTGATAAACCAAAATCAATAAGATTTGATTATAATTTCCCTAAAGTAAAACCAATGTATTAA
- a CDS encoding GNAT family N-acetyltransferase, which produces MKRIIPPVSVKLIRTELTQDKFIRHSNYGNNQIFSVNANNSPNIMLEIGRLRELAFRNAGGGTGEEIDTDECDYGEKSYQQLIVWDPKRKEILGGYRYILGKEAPVDSNGKIVLSTSSLFNFSEKFLKEYMPYTIELGRSFVQPNYQSTNAGRKGLFALDNLWDGLGALTIIHPDLKFFFGKVTMYPDFNRKARDMILFFLKKYFTDTENLVTPIIPIKVETSDDEMEKFFSGKDYQENYKILSQNVRALGENIPPLINSYMSLSPTMKTFGTAINSHFGEVEETGLIVTIKDIYNVKKDRHILTFKLANRVFRI; this is translated from the coding sequence ATGAAACGAATTATTCCTCCGGTTTCTGTAAAATTAATTAGGACGGAATTAACACAGGATAAGTTTATTCGTCATTCGAATTATGGGAATAATCAAATATTTTCTGTTAATGCTAACAACTCGCCTAATATAATGTTAGAAATCGGCAGATTAAGAGAGTTAGCTTTTAGAAATGCTGGTGGTGGAACAGGAGAGGAGATTGATACTGACGAATGTGATTATGGTGAAAAGTCATATCAACAACTTATTGTTTGGGATCCAAAAAGAAAAGAAATTTTAGGTGGCTACAGATACATTCTTGGAAAAGAAGCACCTGTTGATTCAAATGGTAAAATTGTACTTTCAACATCATCACTTTTTAATTTCTCAGAAAAATTTTTGAAAGAATATATGCCATATACGATTGAGCTTGGAAGATCTTTTGTTCAACCAAATTATCAGTCAACAAATGCTGGGCGAAAAGGATTGTTTGCTCTGGATAATCTTTGGGACGGTTTGGGTGCTTTAACTATAATCCATCCCGATCTTAAGTTTTTCTTTGGAAAAGTAACAATGTATCCCGATTTTAATCGTAAAGCCCGTGATATGATATTGTTTTTTCTAAAAAAATATTTTACTGATACAGAAAATCTGGTTACTCCGATAATTCCTATTAAAGTTGAAACTTCTGATGATGAAATGGAGAAATTTTTTTCCGGAAAAGATTATCAGGAAAATTATAAAATACTGTCTCAAAATGTGCGGGCTTTAGGTGAAAATATTCCACCATTAATAAATTCATATATGAGTTTATCGCCAACAATGAAAACATTTGGAACAGCAATAAATTCTCATTTTGGCGAAGTAGAAGAAACCGGTCTTATTGTTACAATAAAGGATATTTATAATGTAAAAAAAGATCGCCATATTTTAACTTTTAAATTAGCAAACAGGGTTTTCAGAATCTAA
- a CDS encoding 1-acyl-sn-glycerol-3-phosphate acyltransferase: MQEKRRDNEAVKIDVEAIIKGKSPRMAKALPKFLIRYIKRILHQEEINRFLEENKNLYGIDFVRAVLKLFSITQEVIGIENIPKDKNYLFIANHPQGAIDSMCMIDIVYENFGETRFMVNDVLLNLKNYDPIFVPINLFGAQSKDAVRKFDEVFQSPFQVLFYPAGLVSRKIKGQILDPEWKKSFINLAIKHKRDIVPVYIQARNSDFFYRLARIRKFFGIKANIEMFYLPNEMYKQTGKKFTLVFGQPVSYLSFDKTYSSAYWASKMQKLVYSLKEKIV, translated from the coding sequence ATGCAGGAAAAGAGACGAGATAATGAAGCGGTAAAGATTGATGTTGAGGCTATTATTAAGGGGAAAAGTCCTCGAATGGCCAAAGCATTACCAAAATTTCTAATTCGTTACATTAAAAGAATATTACATCAGGAAGAAATTAATCGTTTTCTTGAGGAGAATAAGAACTTGTATGGAATTGATTTTGTTCGTGCAGTTCTCAAACTTTTTAGTATAACTCAGGAAGTAATAGGAATTGAAAATATTCCTAAAGACAAAAACTATCTTTTTATTGCAAATCATCCTCAGGGTGCAATTGATAGTATGTGTATGATAGATATTGTTTACGAAAATTTTGGTGAAACTCGCTTTATGGTTAATGATGTTTTGTTAAACCTTAAAAATTATGATCCTATTTTTGTTCCAATAAATTTATTTGGTGCTCAAAGTAAAGATGCAGTTAGAAAATTTGATGAAGTTTTTCAAAGTCCTTTTCAGGTTCTTTTTTATCCTGCAGGTTTGGTATCAAGGAAAATTAAAGGACAAATATTAGATCCCGAATGGAAAAAAAGTTTTATTAACCTTGCAATAAAACATAAACGTGATATTGTGCCAGTTTATATTCAGGCGAGAAATTCGGATTTTTTTTACAGGCTGGCTAGAATTAGAAAATTCTTTGGAATAAAAGCAAATATTGAGATGTTTTACTTACCAAATGAAATGTATAAACAAACTGGAAAGAAATTCACTTTAGTTTTTGGTCAACCTGTTTCTTATCTGTCATTTGACAAAACATATAGTTCAGCTTATTGGGCATCAAAAATGCAGAAATTGGTATATTCACTTAAGGAGAAAATTGTATGA
- a CDS encoding division/cell wall cluster transcriptional repressor MraZ: MTTFIGDYPCKADSKGRIMLPSAFKKQMGGTVQDRFVVKKDIFEKCLVLYPMDEWERQVKMLRSRINPYNRDHNKFLREFYKGTAEIILDANNRMLVPRRLLEWAGIITGDVVLAGQDGRILVLDKAIYESGSMNEDDFASLAEKILGGPLNNNEE, translated from the coding sequence ATGACCACGTTTATAGGCGATTATCCTTGCAAAGCAGATTCCAAAGGGCGAATCATGCTTCCTTCTGCCTTTAAAAAACAGATGGGTGGTACCGTTCAGGACAGGTTTGTGGTAAAAAAAGATATTTTCGAAAAGTGCCTTGTTCTTTACCCTATGGACGAATGGGAAAGACAGGTTAAAATGTTAAGAAGCCGCATTAACCCTTACAACAGAGACCATAACAAGTTTTTACGAGAATTTTATAAGGGCACTGCAGAAATTATACTTGATGCCAACAATAGAATGCTTGTTCCCAGAAGATTACTCGAATGGGCTGGAATTATTACCGGAGATGTAGTACTTGCCGGACAAGATGGAAGAATTTTAGTTTTAGATAAAGCAATTTATGAAAGTGGCAGTATGAACGAAGACGATTTTGCATCATTAGCTGAAAAAATTCTTGGTGGACCATTGAACAATAATGAAGAATGA